The following are encoded in a window of Acidimicrobiales bacterium genomic DNA:
- a CDS encoding metalloregulator ArsR/SmtB family transcription factor, producing MPMYYEPAGDPSPAVVVHGSVAVEIDWVFSSASRPEFQRDHAVLARIYEQRPDLVRRARSFWGPELVNSCGGSMELMILAHHGGLLLSLEPSELIGRLDELCRDAPSDLALRGEDPGDRRVALGRLEALRSSTEVRARYVELVGDVWAAVSEDWERDGRSAVAGAVADRRALQQKGAAWREVAQMAPCTDEDLIVSELIPSLGPDGQVAIVPAFFAHLGSLVDLPGTTLIGVRADGSGAQARARTELLARRLRTVSDPTRLAMIEALRAGSRTVTELAGLFGLAQPTVSNHVKVLRDAGIVANGTGPDRRRLRLQPDVLVDLVEHLQGVLAVPETTTTR from the coding sequence ATGCCGATGTACTACGAGCCGGCCGGAGACCCCAGCCCCGCGGTCGTCGTGCACGGCTCGGTGGCGGTGGAGATCGACTGGGTCTTCTCCTCCGCCTCCCGACCCGAGTTCCAGCGCGACCACGCCGTCCTGGCCCGCATCTACGAACAGCGGCCCGACCTGGTGCGCCGGGCCCGGTCGTTCTGGGGGCCCGAGCTCGTCAACAGCTGCGGGGGCTCGATGGAGCTGATGATCCTGGCCCACCACGGGGGCCTTCTCCTCTCCCTCGAGCCCTCGGAGCTGATCGGCCGCCTCGACGAGCTGTGCCGCGACGCCCCGTCCGACCTGGCCCTCCGGGGCGAGGATCCCGGGGACCGGCGGGTGGCCCTGGGCCGGCTGGAGGCCCTGCGCTCCTCCACCGAAGTCCGGGCGCGCTACGTCGAGCTGGTCGGCGACGTCTGGGCGGCGGTCTCCGAGGACTGGGAGCGGGACGGCCGGTCGGCGGTGGCGGGGGCCGTGGCCGACCGCCGGGCCCTCCAGCAGAAGGGTGCCGCCTGGCGGGAGGTGGCGCAGATGGCGCCCTGCACGGACGAGGACCTCATCGTCTCCGAGCTCATCCCGTCCCTCGGGCCCGACGGGCAGGTGGCCATCGTGCCGGCGTTCTTCGCCCACCTCGGCTCCCTCGTGGACCTGCCGGGCACCACCCTCATCGGGGTGCGGGCCGACGGCTCCGGCGCCCAGGCCCGGGCCCGCACCGAGCTGCTGGCCCGCCGGCTGCGCACGGTCTCGGATCCCACCCGTCTGGCCATGATCGAGGCCCTCCGGGCCGGATCGCGGACCGTGACCGAGCTGGCCGGCCTCTTCGGCCTGGCCCAGCCCACGGTCAGCAACCACGTGAAGGTGCTCCGCGACGCGGGCATCGTCGCCAACGGCACGGGACCCGACCGGCGCCGGCTCCGGCTCCAGCCCGACGTCCTGGTCGACCTGGTCGAGCACCTCCAGGGGGTGCTGGCCGTCCCCGAGACGACCACCACCCGGTAG
- a CDS encoding alkaline phosphatase family protein: MPDDGKGTMRRARRTILAMAAAGLVLASPTVGQAAPALEGIPHYDHVFTIVLENENYAATWETPGPDAPTYLRSLRSQGAFADEYYGISHVSADNYIAMTSGQPATPLFNSDCEASWGACEGSEKAWPDGGRSIADQVEGQSLTWKAYMDSMTTPCQHPATAQVPDPYQTGYATRHDPFVYYPPVVENTTRCNSHVVPYSQLASDLADVSTTPNYVFITPDTCHDGHDSPCTGVDAGQPGAQQGGLVSADDWLSTEVPKILQSKAFTTPGVNSLLLITFDENGVSDTQGCCGVLAPGAGASTTDAALGGRIGLVAVGTGVTPNTVVHTPYDHWSYLRTVEDALGISEHLNLADAPTTAPMTGLFG, translated from the coding sequence ATGCCCGACGACGGTAAGGGAACCATGCGCCGCGCACGACGAACGATCCTGGCCATGGCCGCGGCGGGGCTGGTCCTGGCGAGCCCGACGGTGGGACAGGCCGCCCCCGCCCTGGAGGGGATCCCCCACTACGACCACGTGTTCACGATCGTGCTCGAGAACGAGAACTACGCCGCCACCTGGGAGACACCGGGGCCCGACGCGCCGACGTACCTGCGGAGCCTGCGCAGCCAGGGGGCCTTCGCCGACGAGTACTACGGCATCAGCCACGTGAGCGCCGACAACTACATAGCCATGACCAGCGGCCAGCCGGCCACGCCCCTGTTCAACAGTGACTGCGAGGCGAGCTGGGGAGCGTGCGAGGGCTCCGAGAAGGCGTGGCCCGACGGGGGCCGCAGCATCGCCGACCAGGTCGAGGGCCAGAGCCTCACCTGGAAGGCGTACATGGACTCGATGACGACGCCGTGCCAGCACCCCGCGACCGCCCAGGTGCCCGACCCCTACCAGACCGGTTACGCCACCCGCCACGACCCCTTCGTGTACTACCCACCGGTCGTGGAGAACACGACGCGGTGCAACAGCCACGTCGTGCCCTACAGCCAGCTGGCCAGTGACCTGGCGGACGTGTCGACCACGCCGAACTACGTGTTCATCACCCCCGACACCTGTCACGACGGCCACGACTCCCCGTGCACGGGTGTGGACGCCGGCCAGCCCGGGGCCCAGCAGGGCGGCCTGGTGTCGGCCGACGACTGGCTGTCCACCGAGGTGCCGAAGATCCTGCAGTCGAAGGCGTTCACCACGCCTGGTGTGAACAGCCTGCTCCTCATCACCTTCGACGAGAACGGGGTCAGCGACACCCAGGGCTGCTGCGGCGTGCTGGCCCCGGGCGCAGGCGCCTCCACCACCGACGCCGCCCTGGGAGGCCGCATCGGCCTGGTGGCTGTCGGCACGGGAGTCACGCCGAACACCGTCGTCCACACCCCGTACGACCACTGGTCGTACCTCCGGACGGTCGAGGACGCCCTCGGGATCAGCGAGCACCTCAACCTGGCCGACGCTCCGACCACGGCCCCGATGACCGGGCTGTTCGGGTGA